One genomic segment of Verrucomicrobiota bacterium includes these proteins:
- a CDS encoding glucose 1-dehydrogenase: MKLAGKTALITGAAQGIGAAIAIRLAREGADIIIDDRSETDSAKATEKAITDLGRKVVFVAEDLSVAQKDAEMIQIAVQKAGQIDILVNNAGVERNASFWDVTEKDFDFVLDVNLKGLFFATQEFVKHRMAVKQPGKIINISSVHEELPFPHFSSYCATKGALKMLTRNLSIELAPYNITINNIAPGAIETPINSKLMNSPDLLKALLGNIPLNRLGKPEDVAGIAAFLASTDADYMTGTTVFVDGGLLWNYSEQ; encoded by the coding sequence ATGAAACTCGCTGGAAAAACCGCCCTTATCACCGGAGCCGCCCAAGGTATCGGTGCCGCTATCGCCATCCGCCTCGCTCGAGAAGGTGCCGACATCATCATCGATGACCGCTCTGAAACCGATAGTGCTAAGGCCACTGAAAAAGCCATTACCGATCTCGGTCGCAAAGTCGTTTTTGTCGCTGAAGACCTCTCGGTCGCCCAAAAAGATGCCGAAATGATCCAGATCGCCGTTCAAAAAGCCGGCCAGATCGATATCCTCGTCAATAATGCGGGGGTCGAACGTAATGCCTCTTTCTGGGATGTCACCGAAAAGGATTTCGACTTTGTCCTCGATGTGAATCTCAAAGGCCTTTTCTTTGCTACTCAGGAATTCGTCAAACACCGGATGGCTGTCAAACAACCCGGCAAGATCATCAATATCAGCTCTGTCCATGAGGAACTCCCCTTCCCCCATTTCAGCAGTTATTGTGCGACAAAGGGTGCGCTAAAAATGCTCACGCGTAATTTGTCCATCGAGCTGGCCCCCTACAATATCACGATTAATAATATCGCCCCCGGCGCGATCGAGACCCCGATAAATTCCAAGCTCATGAATAGCCCCGACCTGCTCAAAGCTCTGCTGGGGAATATCCCGCTCAACCGCCTCGGTAAACCCGAAGACGTCGCCGGTATTGCCGCATTCCTCGCCTCCACCGATGCCGATTACATGACCGGCACCACCGTATTCGTCGACGGCGGCCTCCTCTGGAATTATTCAGAACAATAA
- a CDS encoding addiction module protein: MTIKEIFNQTKNMGIGQKVKLVDMILTDLDKPDPLIEKAWIKEVSRRKTLMRTGRTRTRSYQQVMDKYL; encoded by the coding sequence ATGACGATTAAAGAAATTTTCAATCAGACCAAAAACATGGGAATCGGTCAGAAAGTCAAACTCGTGGACATGATTCTGACTGATCTGGACAAACCAGACCCCCTGATTGAAAAGGCTTGGATCAAAGAAGTCTCCCGCCGCAAGACATTGATGCGTACTGGCCGGACCCGGACCCGTTCCTATCAACAGGTCATGGATAAGTATCTGTGA